TCCTCGCAGACGCACCAGAACCAAGTGCTGCTCGACCGGCTCAGCAATGTGACCTCCAATGTGTCCGCCGTGCCCATGCCGCACATGTCGCCGCAGggacagccgcagcagcaacagcagtataTAACAAAAACTCTGGTGCACTCACCCGCCACCTCCTCTATACACTCGCCCATGTCTAGTCCGCATCCGCAGCCCTCTGCctcgccacagcagcagcaacagcagcagcagacaacaacCACGCTCAATCTGCAGGGCCTCAATCTGCTGCAGGGCGCCATCTCCAACTTTACCAATCTGCAGAATGTCCAGGTGCAGTTGCCCGGCTTCACGCAACCCATCTCGCTGCAGTTCTCCggcaatcagcagcagtcCAACTCAACGGGCGCTACAAATGCCAATTCGCTGgcgcagacgcagcagcgtAGCGTGTTGGTCTCAGTGCCAGTCTCgtcgcaacagcagcagcagctctcgcATACGATAACTTTGCAgcccacgcagcagcaacaccaacagcagcagcagcagcaccatcaacagcaacaacaacagcaccagcagctgccTGCTCCGGGCACTATTGTAAGCCTGCCCTCAACTGTGGCGGGCACACAGACTGTGGTCATCACCAACAATGCAGcgggcagcggcggcaacagcgcAGGCGCCAACAatgctggcggcggcaacacGGCGATGCTTACTTTGCCCATTGGTAAGTGCCAAGATCGGCTCGAGCGCgtttagcatttaataaatgctgccgttttttttttttttttattgttacttgcagttttgtatattttaattgctttatttttgtactttaCAATTTCTGTTTCAATTTCtaatttccgtttccgtttcgTTATTCGTTTACACAAACCCGTTAACCCACCTCGTTTCGATATTCTCATGCTCAAACTAAACTCTTTgctctgtatgtatgtgtgtctgtgtgtgtgtgtttgtgtgagtgtgcgctTAATTCACGCTCATCAGTTTAGTCGAATTAGTCGCCTTCAGTTCAAAACCAAACTGAGCTTCATTGTAAcctaaaacaaaaagccaacgacaacaacaaaaaaaaactcccCGCACACCCGTTTGCTCTCTACTTGCAGCTCAAATAGTTGGCGCCGGTGTGCAGAAACTAAATCCTCAAACAATACGTACCTcaggcgcagctgcagcggcggctgcgCAGCCACGCACGCGCAATGTTCAAGTGGTGGGCAGCAAGCAGATGGCCAACAGTCGACAGCTGCTCACCACGCAGCGACAGATAGGCGGCTCCACGCTCAAAATAGCCACAGCGCCCATGAATGGTGAGTAAGCAATCGAAATTCACCACACAACgattaaaattttacaatttttacagCCAATGCAGTTGCTGGCCCCGTAGTTATGTCTGCGCAAAAGCTACAGATGAAGACTGTTAAAGCGTCaacgcagcagccgcagcagcagcagcaacaacaacagcagcagcagcaacaacaccagcatCGCATACTCAACACAAGCGGCAGCACAGTCAACGCCCAAACACTGCCTAGTCCCGGCCAAATGccgcagcaaatgcagcagatACAGCTGGGCGGACGCGCTGGCAATGCGACAGCGGTGATGAGCCAGCGCACGCTGACGGCGCtcaccaagcagcagcagcagcaacaggctgCTGTCAATCGCAGACGTTCGACCACCGATGCGACCAAGTGAAAATGAAACTGTTAATTGAGGAGAGAAGATTTGTAATAAGGCTACGCGTTGTGTATTTGCATGATATTATAGTTTATggttaaacatttaaatagcaCTATCTACCATaaccatatacatacatacctacatatatatatatatatagctacgTACATATATTCTGATGTGTATAAAGTGTAAGTGAGAGTAGCTGAGATGAGTTGTAGGACTGTTCAAGCCGCAAGCGATCAACATTCGTCAGAcagctcattttaatttttggagTTGGCGCTAGCAGAAACGAAACAAATAagaaacgaaaaacaaaacaaaacaacaaattaaatgtaaaagttcttgattaatatttatctaattgtatatacatataacaaaaatagttgttttcatatttactATGCCATTTGGAAACGTGTCGTATCAGTTTGGCTCTACCAACTCCAATTTGTTACAACTTAAGACTAGCTTTTTAAGCGTGCGTgctaattttaagcttaagctctaAGGCAAAAGTAAAAGCGAAAACAATTGTAAGACCCAAAAGAAACCTATAAGctaaacacaaagcaaaacaaaagaaatgagaagagaagaaaagaaaacaatacaAAGCAATAATAAGCAGCATTCAAATGTGTGAACTTGATTGTAAAACGAATTATGGCTAATTATTACGATTACGATTTGGATTAGTTTTAACTATGTATATGAACAGCAGGCGTAATGGTTCATATAGAAATATTATagatactatatacatatgcatattgtacgattattattattattattaatattattattattgctaattatttaaatgcctaacttaattttataatatacaaaacacaacaaatttttagttcGCATCATtaagcaacacacaaacaaattagttaTCGTACTtccaaatgcaattaattatttacaaccccaaaaaaattattaacgaaactaacaaaaatgaaaacaaaaaaaattagtaacacaaaaaagtcaaacagtttataattatttaaaaaatttattttttaatagcgCAATGTAAAACGAGAAAGATAATTATATTGTTTGagtaaatatgtaaaactgCATATATGGAAAAACGAAACTAAAACAACACAAAGggaatgtttgttttttaacaaagcctgttttttatagcatgaaattatttatttaagtaattttaattatgttacATCGTTTgctgtaattgtaattgtttggcatcgtttgcttttgctgtacAACAAGAAATTGagtaaaataataacagaGAACCCCTAaactatacacacacatacactcacatAAATAACTTACTcaatgttaatattaaaagaaaaacaaaaaaacaaaataataaatgtgatTTAAGCAAGAAAAACATGGTACTAcctaaaaaaattataaatgttacgataaatttaaaaacaggTAGTAAAGACAGCTAAGACGATAAAGGGTATCCCCGTCTGGAGATACTTCAGATCCAAAGTGAAAGTAATACATAACTAATTGgtcattttttaaaaataaattaattacatacgAGTAATGcagagcaattaaataaaaaaaaataaaaaaccagcATAAGCTATCAAATAcctattaatatataaattagtctgcatactatatatgtaaatgtaaacttCAATTCAATAACTGCTTATCTAAATACCTGACGTagattcatttcatttaaaaagtaaacatttCAAGTGATTACGACAATTACTTTCAAGAGAACTGACAATTATGCGCCCACAAATGCAATGCAGTCACTCTAGGCGTGTTTAGCAAGCAAATGCATCTATGAAAGACTtctaataaatcaaatataaaacagtCTTGTTGTGTgaatgtacaaaaaaaaaacaaatgtctaTGCtctgtatttaatattaacaaattgaacaaagttttatatttaaaaatcacgttgcagcagcagattggGAAAAAAGCGCAATCCCTCGACGGACTCATCGCGACACACTTTGCCAAGTCGCTCGGTTACCAGCAGGCGCTCTTTGGCCAACAGCAATGAGATGCCCAGCTGCTTTGCCAGCTCCTCCACAGCCATTGATTCGGCAGCGCGCACTTTCTCCAGCGTATCGCTGGCTATAAGCTCATCATCATGTGACTCCAGCTGCAGCACTCTCGCGCCACTGGGAAAGCTGCGCAGTTTGATTGGCCCGCTCAGCTGTTCGCATGCATGCAACAAGTCTTCTGGTGACAACAGTTCCAAGCCGCGTGCGCGATTCACGCGACAGTACACATCAGCCAGAGACATCATGCCGCCATGTTccttaaaatgtaaatgaagCTGTTTAGCAATTCTCAGTTTATATGCACACAACACTTACTTCTATGGGATCCAGCAGCATCTCGCATATCTGCTGCGCCAAACTATTAAAATACGCCGTATTGCTGGTAAAGTTATCACGCGTCACCGGATCGTCTATGCCCAAGCTGAGCAAATACGACTTAAAGCGCACAGTTTCATCATCTGATATTTCGCCTTTTTGCTCGCgtattttgctgcttatgtTTTTGGATAATCCCACCATATCCTTGGCCATGGCCATAAGCACGCTTAGATCTTGGAAAGCCAGCGCTATATTCTCATCCGTAGCCTTGGCCTTTGCCTCCAGATGACGCTCTATGCCACCAATACCTGTGCGCTTTTGTATTCTGGCCAGCCTATCATTGCTATCGGACACTGGCAGTGGTCCGGGGCTTCGAATTGTTGTCTCGTTAACCAACATGATTTCCCAAACTCGCGCATTCAAAGTTTCGCGCAATGCGCTGTGAAACTCAACGCTTAGTCCATTCTTGCCGGAAAGCTTTATGTGCGATGCACGACTCATGTCCAGCGGACCAGGCGCTTTTTCGGGATGCGGTGGGCGCAAATGCATTATAATTCGTGTCTTACGTCCAAAAAAGTTAGAGGCAGTTGTTTCTTCGCTCAGCGATATCACATAGCTTAGAGGTAGACACAGAGCTATAGCTGCTCTAGCTATTTCACCGGGACGGCCCCAGAACAGCCTGTGTGTGGTGAGCACCACCTCACCATCCTCGAATTCTGTCTGCAACAGCAGTTAGTCATAGTTTTGAGATTTTCCtatgattttgatttgttagCTTACTTTTTGGTCGCCGTCGTAAATTTTAACTTGACGGTCACGACTGACGAAAGTCTCAGATTCAGTTAAGCGAGCCGTCTCATAGGCAAAACGATTCATTGTCCCCTTTTCCAagtgaatttataaattatttagtttgttgtgATTACtagctatttttattagtgATGAGTTGCTTGCGCGTGAGAAATAGCACTCTGCACTCACGCAtgtatcgatatatcgattaGAGTTTGTAAAAAGGAAGAAATGTATCTTTTTTGTATTATCTTTGAGATAAACATGgctcaaaaaaaataaatcccACTACTACTTTCCCTTAAATCCAAattgacaattaaaaatgcttcaCATTATTTGAAGAATTGATTTTGTTCGGCTGATTTATTTGAAAGCAGTTTTTGAGTCCATAAtattctgttttgtttttgatttagtCCCTTTATAGATAATATCATAGAGATTCCAgacacatttatttgtttttgttttcttgtatAAACTTATGGTATATGAATAGTTtcgattaaaaataaatcttaaaagGAAAAAGCATCATCGTAGCTACCACAAAGtgaacttgtttttgttgtggttgtaCTTAAAAAGAAGTTGTTTCGTTTGCTGATAATGGTTGATAAATGTTGAAGCTGCAGGGACAAAAGCGTCATCATATATCattgaatattaaaagttatttaatttaactataaaattgtgtaaatatataat
The DNA window shown above is from Drosophila busckii strain San Diego stock center, stock number 13000-0081.31 chromosome 3L, ASM1175060v1, whole genome shotgun sequence and carries:
- the LOC108598891 gene encoding vacuolar protein-sorting-associated protein 36, which gives rise to MNRFAYETARLTESETFVSRDRQVKIYDGDQKTEFEDGEVVLTTHRLFWGRPGEIARAAIALCLPLSYVISLSEETTASNFFGRKTRIIMHLRPPHPEKAPGPLDMSRASHIKLSGKNGLSVEFHSALRETLNARVWEIMLVNETTIRSPGPLPVSDSNDRLARIQKRTGIGGIERHLEAKAKATDENIALAFQDLSVLMAMAKDMVGLSKNISSKIREQKGEISDDETVRFKSYLLSLGIDDPVTRDNFTSNTAYFNSLAQQICEMLLDPIEEHGGMMSLADVYCRVNRARGLELLSPEDLLHACEQLSGPIKLRSFPSGARVLQLESHDDELIASDTLEKVRAAESMAVEELAKQLGISLLLAKERLLVTERLGKVCRDESVEGLRFFPNLLLQRDF